From the Candidatus Peribacteria bacterium genome, one window contains:
- a CDS encoding type IV secretion system DNA-binding domain-containing protein — translation MSSSKHNTVLLRIRPSLPTQDDISASRGPLMMETALSALHSLEDRDAEMSLEIGLADGKIGLFARSHGSAAALIESQLYGQFPDAEIEVAPTDLFDPKEGEVVVYADLSLVEPDLFPIKRYPQFSDLVSKQTIDSIAGITSTLVRYPKLGMRGHVQVAFEPIGEAYRKRALKMLPFLERGISKHWTAYAKLFAKVHLATGMERLLYFPLDMLMGGWKVWFGGFKSKTSVSLLTGADVEQEGTDDHLQISARTHDREDKMMGAADKLNRLLFKTNVRVSVIAPLSCKHEAVAKVQEIASSFRQFTLPHSNGFHMHEVHASAHLPTGLRSAPYVLSAEEIATLWHIPNILVKTPNIDWVTAKKLEPPVNMPIPNVTDPEENLTILGESVFHGRRTQFGIRPEDRARHMYVIGKTGMGKSTLLENMIYSDIYSGKGIGVIDPHGDLIEDILRFTPKHRSNDIILFDPADRDFPISFNMLECANPDQRSLICSGLMSVFTKLWPEAFSGRMEHILRNTLLALLENEGSSMLGILRMFGDDAYRAKIVSNITDPVVKSFWETEYAGWTDKYRTEAVAAIQNKIGQLLTTPLIRNIIGQVKSTLDVRHAMDTGKIVLVNLSKGKIGEDTAAFLGSMLVTKFQIDAMSRADIPEKQRRPFYLYVDEFQNFATKSFATILSEARKYKLALTMAHQYVGQLLIAGNDTALRDAVFGNVGSMVSFQIGSDDAEDLSLQFEEMVSAKDILSLPKYNAYIRLMIDGIPSKPFSLATLAPPKVEVDEERVQTLRDLSRERYAQKRAVVEEKILRWAATAGEAKIAAKTNEKAKEKEEEEIKKARAKKMSLADYRVWRDREMWTNEYNSVRKKQFLDEPVTEAELALMAELGAKLEASGGIPPPSKGMIDAKAKKDGTYVPKKKAEEGEAPAA, via the coding sequence ATGAGTTCTTCCAAGCACAACACCGTGCTCCTGCGCATCCGCCCGTCTCTCCCGACGCAGGATGACATCAGTGCCAGCCGTGGCCCGCTCATGATGGAAACGGCGCTCTCCGCACTGCATTCCCTGGAAGACCGCGATGCAGAAATGAGTCTGGAAATCGGTCTTGCTGATGGAAAAATCGGACTGTTTGCGCGCTCACACGGAAGTGCTGCTGCGCTGATTGAAAGCCAGCTCTACGGACAGTTTCCCGATGCAGAAATTGAAGTGGCTCCTACTGATCTCTTCGATCCGAAAGAAGGCGAAGTGGTGGTCTATGCGGATCTCTCTCTCGTCGAACCGGATCTGTTTCCCATCAAGCGTTATCCGCAGTTTTCGGACCTGGTGAGCAAGCAGACCATCGACTCGATTGCGGGTATTACGTCGACTCTCGTCCGTTACCCGAAACTCGGGATGCGCGGACATGTGCAGGTGGCGTTTGAACCGATTGGCGAAGCGTACCGCAAGCGTGCACTCAAGATGCTGCCGTTCCTCGAGCGCGGCATTTCCAAGCACTGGACTGCGTATGCCAAGTTGTTTGCGAAAGTGCACCTGGCAACCGGTATGGAACGTCTGCTGTATTTCCCGCTCGATATGCTGATGGGCGGATGGAAAGTGTGGTTCGGTGGCTTCAAATCAAAAACGTCTGTCTCGCTTCTTACGGGTGCCGATGTGGAACAGGAAGGAACGGACGATCATTTGCAGATTAGTGCCCGCACACATGATCGCGAAGACAAGATGATGGGTGCTGCCGACAAACTGAATCGTCTGCTCTTCAAGACCAATGTCCGCGTGAGTGTGATTGCACCTCTTAGCTGCAAGCATGAAGCGGTCGCGAAGGTGCAGGAGATCGCGAGCAGTTTCCGCCAGTTCACGCTGCCGCACAGTAATGGTTTCCACATGCATGAGGTCCATGCATCGGCTCATTTGCCGACGGGACTTCGTTCCGCGCCGTACGTGCTCTCTGCAGAAGAAATCGCCACGCTCTGGCACATCCCGAATATCCTTGTGAAAACCCCGAATATTGACTGGGTGACCGCCAAAAAGCTCGAACCACCGGTCAACATGCCGATTCCGAATGTGACCGATCCCGAGGAAAACCTCACCATTCTCGGAGAGTCTGTCTTCCACGGTCGTCGCACGCAGTTTGGTATCCGCCCGGAAGACCGCGCCCGCCACATGTACGTGATCGGAAAGACGGGTATGGGAAAATCAACACTGCTCGAAAACATGATTTACTCCGACATCTACAGCGGAAAGGGGATCGGAGTCATCGACCCTCACGGAGATCTTATCGAAGATATTCTGCGCTTCACGCCGAAACACCGTTCCAACGACATCATTCTGTTCGATCCTGCAGACCGCGATTTCCCGATTTCTTTCAACATGCTGGAGTGTGCGAATCCGGATCAGCGTTCGCTGATCTGCTCCGGTCTCATGAGCGTCTTTACCAAGCTCTGGCCGGAAGCGTTCTCCGGACGTATGGAACACATTCTGCGCAATACACTGCTCGCGCTTCTTGAAAATGAAGGCTCCTCCATGCTCGGTATTCTCCGCATGTTCGGCGACGACGCGTACCGCGCCAAAATTGTCAGCAATATCACTGATCCGGTCGTGAAGAGCTTCTGGGAAACCGAGTACGCCGGCTGGACCGATAAGTACCGTACAGAGGCTGTGGCTGCTATCCAGAACAAGATCGGACAGCTGCTCACAACACCGCTCATCCGCAATATCATCGGTCAGGTGAAAAGCACGCTTGATGTCCGCCACGCAATGGATACCGGCAAAATCGTGCTCGTGAATCTCAGTAAGGGAAAGATCGGAGAAGATACCGCAGCATTCCTCGGTTCCATGCTTGTGACCAAATTCCAGATTGATGCGATGAGCCGCGCCGATATTCCGGAAAAACAGCGCCGCCCGTTCTATCTGTACGTGGATGAGTTCCAGAACTTCGCGACCAAGTCCTTCGCGACGATTCTCTCCGAGGCCCGCAAATATAAACTGGCTCTCACAATGGCGCACCAGTACGTCGGACAGCTTCTTATTGCAGGAAACGACACGGCCCTCCGTGACGCGGTGTTCGGAAACGTCGGTTCCATGGTCAGCTTCCAGATCGGCTCTGATGATGCAGAAGACCTGAGTCTGCAGTTTGAAGAAATGGTCAGCGCGAAAGATATTCTCAGTCTTCCGAAATATAACGCGTATATCCGCCTGATGATTGATGGTATCCCCAGCAAGCCGTTTTCTCTCGCAACACTTGCGCCGCCTAAGGTGGAAGTGGATGAAGAACGCGTGCAGACACTTCGTGATCTGAGTCGTGAACGCTACGCTCAGAAACGCGCTGTGGTGGAGGAGAAAATCCTCCGGTGGGCGGCAACCGCCGGTGAGGCGAAAATCGCTGCCAAGACGAATGAAAAGGCAAAGGAGAAAGAAGAAGAAGAGATCAAGAAGGCGCGTGCCAAGAAAATGTCTCTGGCTGACTACCGTGTCTGGCGTGACCGCGAAATGTGGACCAATGAATATAATTCCGTGCGCAAGAAGCAGTTTTTGGATGAGCCTGTTACCGAAGCTGAATTGGCGCTGATGGCAGAGCTCGGTGCAAAACTGGAAGCATCCGGTGGTATTCCGCCTCCAAGCAAAGGCATGATCGACGCAAAAGCCAAGAAGGATGGAACCTATGTGCCGAAAAAGAAAGCGGAGGAAGGGGAGGCGCCTGCGGCGTAA
- the rpmE gene encoding 50S ribosomal protein L31: MKSGIHPEMHLKAKTTCSTCGTVFEIPSTVAEQTVEICRMCHPIYTGKQQKDLRGGRIDRFKSRMDKTAAKKKDA, from the coding sequence ATGAAGTCCGGAATCCACCCAGAAATGCATCTAAAGGCGAAAACAACCTGCTCCACCTGTGGAACAGTGTTTGAGATTCCGAGCACGGTTGCCGAGCAGACCGTTGAAATCTGCCGCATGTGCCACCCGATCTATACCGGTAAGCAGCAGAAGGATCTCCGCGGAGGCCGTATCGACCGCTTCAAGAGCCGTATGGACAAAACGGCTGCAAAGAAGAAAGACGCGTAA
- the gyrA gene encoding DNA gyrase subunit A, which translates to MASKDDINPTEGQQELTAGEGGESLSSIGRIKPRPIVTEMEESYLSYAMSVIVSRALPDARDGLKPVHRRILYGMHQLGLRSAAKYRKSALIVGDVMGKYHPHGDSSIYEALVRMAQEFSMRYPLVDGQGNFGSIDGDGAAAMRYTESRMEKITDDILSDIDKDTVDFVPNYDASRKEPSVLPSKIPNLLLNGTVGIAVGMATNIPPHNLHELINALNYLLEHPEASVEDLLKFVQGPDFPTGGIIYDKEAIKQAYLTGRGSVMIRGKAEIEETTSGRFHIRISEIPYQVNKSVLIQKMAALVNDKIIVGISDIRDESDREGIRIIVELKKDAYPQKILNQLYKHTDLQSSFGYNMIALADGLQPRLMNLQELLAVFIEHRRVVITRRITFERDRAMERAHILEGLVIALDNIDEVVDTIRKSDNREMARERLMKKFKLSEIQAVAILEMRLQTLVGLERQKIVDELKEVKRFIDECNAILADKKKIDAVFQNELIEIKKSYGDERRTAVVPNAAGEFSAKDTIPNAPMIVTLTRSGYVKRLSPLQFRAQHRGGKGIKGADVRDDDEVLSILHIMNHDDLLYFTNTGRLFQMPAYELPQAGRIARGQAIVNMLQLKPDERITAILKADLSEAKFLFMVTDHGTVKRTEVGEFQNIRKSGLIAQKLPEGENLQWVVATDGKNEILIVSQKGKAIRFKEDDVRPMGRSAAGVYGIRLADNDRVVEAGVIRDASKSKLMVVMENGLGKMSPVTEYRFQGRGGSGVKAAQLTAKTGDIIGAVVLEEGAEGDLLCISKQGQTIRMGLKDIPSRGRATQGVIVMRLDPPDKVATMSVVMFDKEAEEALLLAAEEERAGEAEELFEEAEMVEKAAKKSKKKAVKEVK; encoded by the coding sequence ATGGCTTCAAAAGACGATATCAACCCAACCGAAGGACAGCAGGAATTGACTGCCGGCGAAGGCGGCGAATCGTTGTCATCCATTGGTCGCATCAAACCGCGCCCGATTGTGACAGAAATGGAGGAGAGCTATTTGAGCTACGCGATGAGCGTTATTGTCTCCCGCGCCCTGCCCGATGCACGTGACGGTCTGAAGCCGGTGCACCGTCGTATTCTGTACGGCATGCATCAGCTCGGACTTCGTTCCGCAGCCAAGTACCGCAAGTCTGCGCTCATCGTCGGTGACGTGATGGGTAAGTATCACCCGCATGGTGACTCGTCCATTTACGAAGCGCTCGTCCGTATGGCGCAGGAATTCTCGATGCGCTATCCGCTGGTGGATGGTCAGGGAAACTTCGGTTCCATTGACGGAGACGGAGCGGCGGCCATGCGTTATACGGAGTCCCGCATGGAAAAGATCACGGATGATATCCTCAGTGATATTGATAAAGACACCGTCGACTTTGTTCCAAACTACGACGCATCCCGCAAGGAGCCCTCTGTGCTCCCGAGCAAAATCCCGAATCTGCTTTTGAACGGTACCGTTGGTATCGCGGTTGGTATGGCGACAAACATCCCGCCACACAACCTGCATGAACTCATCAACGCCCTGAACTATCTCCTCGAACATCCAGAAGCGTCTGTGGAAGATCTGCTCAAATTTGTGCAGGGCCCGGACTTCCCGACAGGAGGTATTATTTACGACAAAGAAGCCATCAAGCAGGCATATCTGACCGGTCGCGGTTCTGTGATGATCCGTGGAAAGGCGGAGATTGAAGAAACAACCAGTGGCCGCTTCCACATCCGCATCAGCGAGATTCCGTACCAGGTGAACAAATCCGTGCTCATCCAGAAGATGGCGGCACTGGTGAATGACAAAATTATCGTCGGCATTTCCGATATCCGCGACGAATCCGATCGCGAGGGAATCCGTATTATTGTCGAACTCAAGAAGGACGCGTATCCGCAGAAGATTCTCAACCAGCTCTACAAGCACACAGACCTCCAGAGCAGTTTCGGGTACAACATGATCGCGCTCGCAGACGGTCTGCAGCCGCGCCTCATGAACCTGCAGGAATTGCTTGCAGTCTTCATTGAACACCGCCGTGTGGTCATCACACGCCGCATTACCTTTGAGCGTGACAGAGCGATGGAGCGTGCGCATATTTTGGAGGGTCTCGTCATTGCACTGGATAACATCGACGAAGTGGTTGATACCATCCGCAAGAGCGATAACCGCGAAATGGCGAGAGAGCGTCTCATGAAGAAATTCAAACTGAGCGAGATTCAGGCGGTTGCGATCCTCGAAATGCGCCTTCAGACACTTGTCGGACTCGAGCGCCAGAAGATTGTCGATGAGCTCAAGGAAGTGAAGCGCTTCATTGACGAATGCAACGCGATCCTCGCTGACAAAAAGAAGATCGATGCCGTGTTCCAGAACGAATTGATCGAGATCAAAAAGTCCTACGGTGACGAGCGCCGCACTGCGGTGGTGCCGAATGCCGCCGGAGAGTTCAGCGCGAAGGACACGATCCCGAACGCTCCGATGATCGTGACGCTCACACGCAGCGGTTACGTGAAGAGACTCAGCCCGCTCCAATTCCGTGCCCAGCACAGAGGAGGAAAGGGAATCAAAGGAGCCGATGTGCGCGACGACGACGAAGTGCTCTCGATCCTGCACATCATGAACCACGACGACCTCCTGTACTTCACAAACACCGGTCGTCTCTTCCAGATGCCTGCATACGAACTGCCGCAGGCCGGACGCATCGCGCGCGGACAGGCGATTGTGAACATGCTTCAGCTCAAACCTGATGAGCGCATCACAGCGATCCTCAAAGCGGATCTGAGCGAAGCGAAATTCCTCTTCATGGTGACCGATCACGGCACTGTGAAGCGCACGGAAGTCGGCGAATTCCAGAATATCCGCAAGAGTGGTCTCATTGCACAGAAGCTGCCGGAAGGCGAGAACCTCCAGTGGGTGGTTGCGACCGATGGCAAGAACGAAATCCTCATTGTCTCCCAGAAAGGAAAAGCAATCCGCTTCAAGGAAGACGACGTCCGCCCGATGGGCCGCAGCGCCGCCGGTGTCTACGGAATCCGCCTGGCTGATAACGACCGCGTGGTCGAGGCAGGCGTCATCCGCGATGCATCCAAGAGCAAACTGATGGTGGTGATGGAAAACGGTCTCGGCAAAATGAGTCCGGTCACAGAATATCGCTTCCAGGGACGCGGAGGATCCGGGGTGAAGGCAGCACAGCTCACCGCCAAGACCGGTGACATCATCGGAGCCGTGGTGCTGGAGGAAGGTGCAGAAGGCGATCTTCTCTGTATCAGCAAGCAGGGTCAGACCATCCGCATGGGGCTCAAAGACATTCCGTCCCGCGGACGCGCCACACAGGGTGTGATTGTCATGCGCCTCGATCCGCCGGATAAAGTCGCCACCATGAGCGTCGTGATGTTTGATAAAGAGGCGGAGGAGGCACTGTTGCTCGCAGCGGAAGAGGAGCGCGCAGGAGAGGCGGAAGAGCTCTTTGAAGAGGCGGAAATGGTCGAAAAGGCTGCCAAGAAGAGCAAGAAGAAGGCGGTAAAAGAGGTGAAATAA
- the rsmI gene encoding 16S rRNA (cytidine(1402)-2'-O)-methyltransferase, giving the protein MLSIVATPIGNLGDITLRAIQTFKDVSAIVCEDTRVTGNLLHQLELPKKELISLHGYTDPRKLDSVITRLVQGEHIALVSDAGTPGISDPGYLLVSRCREEGIKMEVIPGASAFLAALSASGLPINHFLYLGFLPLKKGRKTMIAGFADTKETIVFYESVHRIEKTLMELHEALKDQPQRAVVIGRELTKMHEEMTHATVEALPDVAKKIMKKGEFVVVIGPMER; this is encoded by the coding sequence ATGTTATCGATAGTTGCCACCCCCATCGGAAACCTTGGAGATATCACACTACGAGCAATCCAGACATTCAAAGATGTCTCGGCGATTGTGTGCGAAGACACGCGCGTGACGGGCAATCTGCTACATCAGCTCGAACTTCCAAAGAAAGAACTGATCAGCCTGCACGGCTATACAGATCCACGAAAACTCGACTCAGTGATCACAAGACTTGTTCAAGGTGAACATATCGCCCTCGTGAGTGACGCAGGCACGCCGGGTATTTCTGATCCAGGCTACCTCCTCGTCAGCCGCTGCCGCGAAGAAGGCATCAAGATGGAAGTGATTCCGGGCGCATCCGCGTTCCTCGCTGCCCTTTCGGCGTCGGGCCTGCCCATCAATCATTTCCTCTACCTCGGATTTTTGCCGCTCAAGAAAGGACGCAAGACGATGATTGCGGGATTCGCAGACACCAAAGAGACGATCGTGTTCTATGAATCGGTCCACCGCATCGAGAAAACGTTGATGGAACTGCATGAAGCGCTGAAGGATCAGCCGCAGCGTGCGGTGGTGATTGGGCGTGAATTAACAAAAATGCACGAGGAGATGACACACGCAACCGTTGAAGCGCTACCCGATGTTGCAAAGAAAATCATGAAAAAAGGAGAATTTGTCGTCGTGATCGGTCCCATGGAACGCTGA
- the queA gene encoding tRNA preQ1(34) S-adenosylmethionine ribosyltransferase-isomerase QueA: MENSLDDVLAPFDYTFPPELIAQSPASPRDSAKLLIHDRKTAQTSFDMFRNIIDYLPEHCVLVFNQTKVFPARFHLKKETGGAVGALYLEQKGNRIRVMADGKFKAGDRLEWNENHFFMVEERDGKYALLTPSFPMDQLQSLLQQFGETPLPPYIKESPLSEEQRRSEYQTVYANQTGSVAAPTAGLHFTEELIKKIEQSGRHVRYVTLHVNLGTFAPLTNEHWKEKKLHEEFYEIDPDTAALLNDAKKNHRPIIAVGTTSVRTLESATVDGSLQRLSGITDIFITEHDRLNFVDGLITNFHVPRSSLLMMVSAFTGRETLLDLYKQAMEKRFRFFSFGDGMLIL, encoded by the coding sequence ATGGAAAACAGTCTTGATGATGTGCTGGCTCCCTTTGATTACACGTTCCCGCCGGAACTCATTGCACAGTCCCCCGCTTCACCGCGCGATTCTGCGAAGTTACTGATTCATGATCGCAAAACTGCGCAGACATCCTTCGATATGTTCCGAAACATCATCGACTATCTGCCGGAGCACTGCGTCCTTGTGTTCAACCAGACCAAAGTCTTTCCCGCGCGTTTTCATCTGAAAAAAGAAACAGGTGGCGCAGTCGGGGCACTGTATCTGGAACAGAAAGGAAATCGCATCCGCGTGATGGCCGACGGCAAATTCAAAGCGGGTGACAGGCTTGAGTGGAATGAGAATCATTTCTTTATGGTGGAAGAACGCGACGGAAAATACGCACTGCTCACACCGTCGTTTCCGATGGATCAGTTGCAGTCATTGCTGCAGCAATTCGGGGAAACGCCGCTGCCTCCGTACATCAAGGAATCACCGCTCTCGGAAGAGCAGCGCCGCAGTGAATATCAAACAGTCTACGCAAACCAAACCGGATCAGTTGCGGCACCGACGGCTGGCTTGCACTTCACGGAAGAATTGATCAAAAAAATTGAACAAAGTGGCCGGCATGTGCGGTATGTCACCCTCCACGTGAACCTCGGCACCTTCGCGCCGCTCACCAACGAACATTGGAAAGAAAAGAAGCTGCACGAAGAGTTCTATGAAATCGATCCGGACACCGCCGCACTGCTCAACGACGCAAAGAAAAATCACCGTCCGATTATCGCAGTCGGTACCACCAGTGTCCGCACATTGGAGTCTGCAACAGTCGATGGATCACTCCAGAGACTCAGCGGCATCACCGATATTTTCATTACAGAACATGATCGTCTGAACTTCGTCGACGGGCTCATCACCAATTTCCACGTCCCCCGCAGTAGCCTCCTGATGATGGTCTCTGCATTCACCGGTCGCGAAACGCTGCTTGATCTCTACAAACAAGCAATGGAGAAAAGGTTCCGGTTCTTTAGTTTTGGGGATGGAATGCTGATTCTCTAA